The Aedes aegypti strain LVP_AGWG chromosome 3, AaegL5.0 Primary Assembly, whole genome shotgun sequence genome contains a region encoding:
- the LOC5563813 gene encoding transmembrane protein 198, producing MLYKYEEGSLYLLRNASTGASIDAKFDTNSIVWPFLIQNAMENPLCTTTASANSTVSVLLWTTIAVFGIVYTLLGYRCLRAIGFLTGLAAGAGCIVLLQSKNITGFGNLAAPALAVVAGLFGAILGSTHPISSILIGASAGALVAGAIIASCIATLPHYIFGENELFVSVVGGAIICAIIALFCPKFMSIIASSILGSAMILCSIDFFMHGLNTLDWIVNIKPEPTPPPCWGGVILSCWPIAAVLGVLVQSFVTAWKIDHRRQMMHRRRRHYKGRTGSRSRETREEARQRKYRYLYQVRTARGDIISQNFVSALQKHVTTDSGPPSEVSTKLGSNDRNTARSDRTHMTNLPDSDFEKRDLSYEKR from the exons ATGCTCTACAAATACGAGGAAGGTTCCCTTTACCTGCTGCGGAACGCCAGCACCGGGGCATCCATCGATGCCAAATTCGACACGAACTCGATTGTGTGGCCCTTCCTGATACAG aatgCGATGGAGAATCCGCTCTGTACGACGACGGCTTCCGCCAATTCTACGGTTTCGGTGTTACTTTGGACCACGATTGCGGTGTTCGGGATTGTGTACACATTGTTGG GGTATCGTTGTTTAAGAGCAATAGGCTTCCTGACGGGGCTGGCAGCTGGAGCAGGCTGCATTGTACTACTGcagagcaaaaatattacaggGTTCGGCAATTTAGCAGCGCCAG cactcgCTGTAGTGGCTGGCCTATTTGGTGCTATCCTCGGTTCAACACATCCGATTTCGTCCATCCTAATTGGAGCCTCGGCCGGAGCCCTGGTAGCGGGAGCTATTATTGCGTCCTGCATTGCCACACTACCTCATTACATCTTTGGA gaaaatgaGCTCTTCGTGTCCGTCGTGGGAGGGGCCATCATCTGTGCCATAATCGCACTATTCTGCCCAAAGTTCATGTCAATCATTGCTTCCAGTATACTGGGATCGGCCATGATCCTGTGCTCAATCGACTTCTTCATGCATGGACTGAACACGCTGGATTGG ATCGTCAACATCAAGCCGGAACCGACGCCACCTCCCTGCTGGGGTGGGGTGATCCTCAGCTGTTGGCCTATTGCCGCGGTACTAGGGGTGCTGGTTCAGAGCTTTGTCACTGCCTGGAAAATAGACCACCGACGACAGATGATGCATCGGAGGCGTCGCCACTATAAAGGCCGAACCGGGTCACGATCGCGAGAGACACGGGAAGAGGCACGCCAGCGCAAGTACCGATACTTGTACCAGGTGCGCACCGCCCGAGGAGACATTATATCTCAG aacttcGTATCCGCCCTCCAGAAGCACGTCACCACAGATTCCGGTCCACCGTCCGAGGTGTCCACCAAGCTGGGATCGAACGATCGCAACACGGCCCGCAGCGATCGGACCCACATGACCAACCTGCCCGATTCGGACTTCGAGAAGCGGGATCTGAGCTACGAGAAACGTTGA